A region of the Clostridium estertheticum subsp. estertheticum genome:
TTATTATGAATCCAGAAACAGGAGAAATAGAAGTTGTGATAAATGGTGATCAATAGGTACAAAACAAGAATAGGATGTGAAATTTGTGGATAGTGAAAAGCAACAATTAAGTGTTGAAGTGGCAAGATTATATTATCAGTCAGATTATAGCCAACAACAGATTGCGCTGCAACTTGGAATATCAAGACCGACTATATCTAGACTTCTTCAATATGCCAAAATAAAAGGTTATGTAAAAATTAGTATTATTGATCCATTTGATGATTTAGATAAATTAGCCTATGAATTAAAAGAAAAATATGAATTAAATGATGTTCATGTTGTTTTCTCACCTAGGGATGATTATGTTTCTAGCAGAGAATATATTAGTAAAGAAGCAGCAGAATATTTACAAGGAACCATAAAGAATGGAGATATTATTGGGGTAAGTTGGGGAACAACAATGTATGAGGTTGCAAAAAGACTTATGCCACAAAGTGTTAAAGGCATAGAAGTAGTTCAGCTAAAAGGTGGAATTAGTCATTCAGATGTAAATACATACGCCTCAGAAACAATTGCTCTTTTTGCTGAAGCGTTTAAGACAGTTCCAAGATACTTACCTCTTCCTGTAATTTTTGATAATGCCATCGTGAAACAAATGGTAGAAGAGGATCGTCATATAAAAAGTACTATGGAAATGGGGATTCAAGCTAATGTAGCTATCTTTACCGTTGGTACTGTTCGTGATGGGGCTTTACTTTTTCGTTTAGGTTATTTAAATGAAAAAGAGAAAAAGATTTTAATGGAAAAGAGTGTAGGAGATATTTGTTCACGTTTTTTTGATGAGAATGGTGAAATATGTGATGAACAAATTAACAATCGTACCATAGGGATATCTATAGATGAGCTTAAACAAAAGGAGAAATCTATTTTAGTTGCAGGTGGTAAACTGAAATTGAAAGCTATAAAAGGAGCATTAAAAGCTAAAAGTGCCAATATACTAATTACAGATCAATATACTGCAAAGAGACTTTTAGAATAATATTTGAACATAATTTCATGTATAGCTTTACAAAGTTTCAAAAAAGCCTTATTATAAAATTATAATAAGGCTTAAAAAGGAGGGTTATAATTAATATGGAATATGAAAAATTAGTTTCACAGGCTTTACAGGCAAGAAAAAATGCATATGCTCCTTATTCTAATTTTAAAGTTGGTGCAGCTGTACTAACTAATGACGGAAAGATATTTACAGGGTGTAATATTGAAAATGCATCATATGGTGCTACTAATTGTGCGGAAAGAACAGCTATATTTAAAGCCGTTTCTGAAGGTTATACAACTATTAAAGCAATTGCTATAGTAGGAGTACAAAATGACTATACTTATCCTTGTGGTATTTGTAGACAAGTAATAGCTGAATTTGCAACAGACGATACTAAAATAATTTTAGGTAAAAATGATACTGAATATTTAGTTAAAACATTAGATGAAATATTACCAGGAGCTTTTACTAAGAAAGATTTAGGCAAGTAAGAAAATATTCTGTTGGCGTATAACACAAATAATCAAACTTAAAAGCATATTTATATAATTGTTTTACTTTAAACAATTATATAAAATATGCTTTTTGTTTTCAAAATTTATTTGTACGATTTAATAACTATTTTATCCTTAATATAGAATTTTAAAATAGTCAAAATCTAATTATAAAATATCTTGAAAAATATAGTGAACAAAATTTCAAATTAGTCTTTACAAATGTTCAAATAAGATTTATTATAAAAGTATAATAAAGAAAAAAAGGAGATTTACAATGAATATTGCTACAATTATTGATCATACTGAACTTAAACCAGATGCAACTAAGGAACAAATATTACAATTAATAAAAGAGGCAAAAACAAACAAATTTGCATCCGTTTGTGTAAATCCAAAATGGACTAAAGAGGCAAGTCTAGGATTAAAAGATAGTGGAGTAAGTGTATGTGTTGTTATAGGATTTCCACTTGGTGCAAACACAACTGAAACAAAAGCATTTGAAGCAAGTGACGCAATTAAAAATGGAGCAACAGAAGTCGATATGGTTATTAGCGTTGGTGAACTGAAGGATAAAAACTATACATACGTTGAGGACGATATTAAGGCTGTTGTTGAAGCAGCAAAAGGAAAAGCACTTGTAAAAGTTATTATTGAAACTTGTCTTTTAACAAAAGATGAAAAAATAAAAGCTTGTGAGCTCGCTAAAAAAGCAGGAGCGGATTTTGTAAAAACATCAACAGGATTTTCAAAAGGTGGAGCAACGGTGGAAGATGTTAAATTAATGCGTGAAACAGTAGGGACAGAAATGGGTGTAAAAGCTTCAGGTGGTATTCATACCAAAGAAGAGGCTACACAAATGATTAATGCTGGTGCAAATCGTATTGGAACAAGCTCAGGTATTTCTATTATTTCATAAAAAATGAAAAGGAAATTAACAATAATAACATTACTTATTGTTAATTTCTAAAATAATTTGCCTTTTGTGTAAACGTTATATAAATTATGTAAATATTTAGGGGGAATCAAAATGAAATATATTATTGGAATTATAGGTTTAATTGTTGTCTTAGGCCTTGCATGGATTACTAGTGCTGATAAAAAAAAGGTAAAATACCGACCTATCGTTGTAATGGTTATTTTACAATTCATACTTGGATTTATATTGCTAAATACTGGTGTTGGTAATTTTTTAGTAGGTGGAGTAGCAAGTGGGTTCAGTTTATTGCTTAAATGTGCTGCTGAAGGCGTAAATTTTGTATTTGGTGGATTAGTAAATGATAACCAATTTACATTTTTTATAGGTGTTCTTTTGCCAATAGTATTTATTTCTGCTCTAATTGGAATTCTACAGTACTGGAAGGTATTACCGTTTGTAATTAAATATATCGGATTAGGTTTAAGCAAAATTAATGGTATGGGTAAGCTCGAATCATATAATGGAGTAGCTGCTGCTATTCTTGGTCAATCAGAAGTGTTTATATCAGTTAAAAAAGAACTAGATCTATTACCAGAGCATCGTCTTTATACCCTTTGTGCGTCAGCTATGTCAACAGTGTCTATGTCAATAGTTGGTTCTTATATGGTTCTTTTAAAACCTAGATATGTTGTAACAGCACTTATTTTAAACTTATTTGGTGGATTTATCATATGTTCAATTATAAATCCATATACAGTAACAGCAGAGGAAGATATATTAGTAGTTAAAGAAGAAAAAAAGCAATCTTTCTTTGAAATGCTTGGTGAATATATTATGGATGGATTCAAAGTAGCCATCATAGTTGGAGCAATGCTTATTGGATTCGTAGCCATAATTGCTATGATTAATATGGCCTTCAAAGGTGTTTTTGGTATTTCTTTTCAAAATATATTGGGATATGTATTTTCACCATTTGCTATTTTAATGGGGGTGCCTTTTAAGGAGGCAGTACCTGCTGCAAGCATAATGGCAACAAAATTAGTATCAAATGAATTTGTTGCAATGACTAGTTTAGCAAGTATACATTTAACCGCAAGAACAACGGCTATTGTTTCTGTATTTTTAGTTTCTTTTGCAAACTTTTCATCCATTGGAATTATTGCAGGGGCAGTAAAAGGACTTAATGAAAAACAAGGTAATGTCGTTGCTAGATTTGGTTTAAAACTATTATTTGGTGCAACATTAGTTAGTGTATTAACAGCAACTGTTGTTGGTTTAATTATATAAGACAAAAGAAAGAAGGGGTTAAAATGGAAAAATTTAAAAGGATTCATATTATAGTGATGGATTCAGTCGGTATTGGTGAATCACCAGATTCAAAGGATTTTGATGATTTCAATGTTAATACATTAGCTCATATTGCGCAGAAGAAAAATGGACTTAATTTGCCCAATATGGAAGCCTTGGGATTATCAAACATTTATGAAATAAAAGGCGTAGAAAAAGCAATTCATCCAAAAGCTTATTATACAAAAATGCAAGAAGCCTCTTGTGGGAAAGATACAATGACAGGTCACTGGGAAATGATGGGATTATTTATCGATAAACCGTTTCGTGTTTTTCTAGATGGTTTTCCAAAGGAATTAATTGAAAAAATTGAGACTTTTTCTGGTAGAAAAATTATAGGAAATAGACCTGCTAGTGGAACAGAAATCATAAAAGAACTTGGTGAAAGGCAGCTTAAAACAGGAGAGTTAATAGTATATACATCGGGAGATTCTGTGCTACAAATTGCTGCAAATGAAGAAATTATACCCTTAGATGAATTATATAAAATTTGCGATTATTGTCGCAAAATAACACTAGATAATCCATATAAGTTAGGAAGGATTATTGCTAGGCCATTTGTTGGTAAAACTGCAGATACTTTTAAGAGAACTTCTAATCGTCATGATTATGCGTTAAAACCTTTTGATAAAACAGTAATGAATTATTTGAAAGATGATAATCTAGACTCTATTGCAATTGGAAAAATTTCAGATATATTTCTTGGAGAAGGAGTTACAAAAGCAATTAGAACTACATCTAACATGGATGGTATGGATAAATTAATAACATTATTAGATGAGGAATTTCATGGCATTAGTTTCCTTAATCTAGTGGATTTTGATGCAGTTTATGGACATCGTCGTGATCCAACAGGTTATGGTGATGCATTAGAAGCTTTTGATAAAAGGTTACCAGAAGTCTTCGAAAAATTACAAGAGGATGACTTATTATTAATTACAGCAGATCATGGAAATGATCCAACTTATCGAGGAACAGATCATACAAGGGAATATGTCCCACTACTTGCTTATTCAAAACGGTTCAAGGAAGGTAAAGATTTAGGAGTACGCAAAACATTTGCTGATATAGGGGCAACTGTTGCTTATAATTTTAATGTTAAGATTCCAAAATATGGCGAAAGCTTTTTAGAAAAATTAAAATAAAAGGGTGGTAATAAAAATGAGAATGGTAGATGTAATTTCAAAAAAACGTGATGGTAAAGAATTAACAACAAAAGAAATCAATTTTTTTATAGAAGGTTATACTAAAGGAGACATCCCTGATTACCAAGCAAGTTCGCTTGCAATGGCTATTTATTTTCAAGACATGAATGATCGTGAGAGAGCAGATTTGACTATGGCTATGGTTAATTCTGGCGAAACTATTGATTTATCAAAAATCGAAGGTATAAAAGTAGATAAACACTCAACAGGTGGTGTAGGCGATACAACAACGCTAGTACTCGCACCGCTAGTTGCTGCTTTGGATATACCAGTTGCTAAAATGTCTGGACGAGGACTTGGACATACTGGCGGAACAATTGATAAATTAGAATCTATTAGTGGTTTCCATGTAGAAATTACAAATGATAAATTTATTGAATTAGTTAACCGTGACAAAGTTGCTGTTATTGGTCAAACAGGTAACTTAACTCCTGCAGACAAGAAATTATACGCACTTCGTGACGTAACTGGGACTGTTAACTCAATTCCATTAATAGCTAGTTCTATTATGAGTAAAAAAATTGCATCAGGAGCTAATGCAATAGTTCTAGATGTTAAAACAGGCGCAGGGGCTTTCATGAAAACGGATAAAGATGCAGAAAATTTAGCTCATGCAATGGTTCAAATTGGTAATAATGTAGGAAGAAATACCATGGCAATAATATCCGACATGTCACAACCTTTAGGATTTGCAATTGGTAATGCACTTGAGGTAAAAGAAGCCATTGATACATTAAAAGGAGAAGGTCCTGAAGATCTTACAGAACTTGTCCTAACACTTGGAAGTCAGATGGTAGTGCTTGCTAAAAAAGCAAAAACATTAGAAGAAGCAAGAAAAATGCTTCTTGAAGTAATAAAAAATGGTAAAGCAATAGACAAATTTAAAGTATTTGTTAAAAATCAAGGTGGAGATGAATCAGTTGTAGATAACCCAGAAAAATTACCACAAGCTAAATATAAAATTGATGTCCCTGCTTTAACTAGTGGTTTTATATCTAATATGGTAGCTGATGAGATTGGTATTGCAGCAATGTTACTTGGTGCAGGAAGAGCAACAAAAGAGGATAAAATTGATTTAGCAGTAGGCCTTATGCTACGCAAAAAAGTTGGCGACAAGGTAGAAAAGGGTGAACCTATCTTAACTATATATTCAAATCGTGAAAATGTAGAAGATGTAAAAGCAAAAATATATGAAAATATCTCTATTAGTGATCATGCAACTAAGCCAACATTAATCCATGAAATTATTACTAAGTAGTGGGTGGAAAGGGAAAGTGTATAGATGCTTTAAATTCTAGCGCTATAAGTATTGGGTTACTATCCGGGGTCTGGATCATACTAAGTACTAAACTTGGACTTATGGCCTGGGTTGGTTTTATGGGATGTACTAGTTATTATGCTGCTGGAAACCGGTTTGTAAAAGGCTGGAAGAAATCAGTGATATGTAATATATCTGGAATTATTTGGGCGATGATTGCTATTCAGTTTTCAAATATGATTCCTATACCAGAACCAGTAGCTGTTATGACTACCATTATTTCATTTTTTATAATTGCGCAAGCTAAAATTCCATTTTTAGCATTTATTCCTGGAACTTTTGTAGGGTGTGCTTCAACTTTTGGGATGAATGGAAATTGGAAAGCTACAACAATAGCCTTATTAATGGGATCAGTCTTAGGAATACTTTCAGATGTTGGTGGAGTTTTAATTAAAAAACTAACTGAGAGAAAATCGGATAAGACAATATCACAAGTTTCATAAAAAAAATTATTGAGAGAGTTAAAAATAAAGTTGACACCATATGAATGATGTTAACTTTATTTTTATTTAAAAACTTAATAATTTTTCGGTTAGGTTGGCTTTAGATATCCTAAATTTAACAAAGATATATAAAGTAATTAATTTATCAAACGATATATTAATTGGAGGAGAACGAATTTATAGTAATACATATAAGATTAAAATTAAAATATGACAAATCTAGACATTAACAATATAACAATTAGTAGTAAAAATTATATTGATTGGAGTGGATAAACTTGATTAAAAAATTCTCTTTCAAAATGAAATTATTATTTACCATTTTACCAGCAGTAATAATTGGAATGTTAGTTTTAAGTTACACGGCATTTTATCAGTTTAAGAAAACTATGGAAAGCGAAATTATTAGCAGCAGGGTAGAAACAACGAACGGCCTGTCAGAAAATATAAATTCTTGGTTAAATGGAAAGCTTCTTGAAGTAAGAAGTTCTGCAAATACACCTACAGCCAAATTAATTAATTCAAATTTAGGCGCTGTTGATAAATTTAATTCAGAGAGAATTAAGTATTTAGAAAAAAATTATCCTGGTGAATATGATAATGCAGCTGCTACATTATTTAACAATGATGGAAAGTCTAGGGCGCAATATTCTAATGGGAAACTTGTAAATGGTGATGTGTCTGAAAAACCATGGTATAAAGGTTTAATGAGTGGTGCGCCATATCTTATATCAAATCCAGTAGTGTCAAAAGGGACTGGTAAAACTTTAGTAGTAGTGGGAGTTCCAATAAAAGATCCAGCTGACAAAACTATAGGAACAATTATATCAGGAGTTAATCTTTCTTACATTCAGGATAAAGTTAAAGATTTTAAATTTGGAGAAAAAGGTTATAGTTTATTAATTGGAAAAGATGGAACAATTCTTGTAGATCCAGACAAGGAATTAGTAATGAAAAAGAAAATATCAGATATAGCGGATGCAAACATGCAAGCGTTAGGTAAGGATATGCTTCAACAAAAATCTGGTATATTCAGATTTAGTAACAATAATGGGAAATACATAGTATTTTATAATAAAGTTCCTTTAGCTGGTTGGAGTGTAGCTAGTGTAGTAGATGAAAGTGAACTTTTTGCTCCGGCTCAAAGGATGATGATAACTTTACTTTTAATTACATTATTAATTGTGGTTATACTTGCTTTTATAATTGTGTTAATTGCGAAACGAATAACATCACCTTTAACTAAATTATCTGAGTTCTCTGAGCAAATTGCTTTAGGGAATCTTAGTAATAAATTAACTATTAATCAAAATGATGAAATTGGGAAAGTGGCAAATAGCTTGAATGGTACTGTAGCTAGCTTGAAAGATATGATAACCTCAATAGGTGACTCAGCTAGTGAAGTTGGCTTACTGTCAAATAATTTGTCATTAACAACAAAAGAATCTGCACGTGGAACGGAGGAAGTTTCTCAAACTATGCAAGAAATAGCTAGTGGAGCTATTAAGCAGGCTGAAAATGCTGGTAAAGCAACAAGGATAACAAGCGAGTTAGTAAAAGATATAAATGAGGTTCTAGAACAGTGCAGATATATGACAAATGTTGTAGAAAAATCTATGAAAGTAAGTAATTCTGGTGCACAAGGTATCAAAGATGCAGTAGAGAGTATGGAAACTATAGCTAAAACGAATAGCTATAATGTTGAAAGAACACATGATTTATTAGAACAATCAAAAGAAATTGGTCAAATAGTAGATGTAATAAGTGATATAGCTGAACAGACTAATTTGTTGGCACTTAACGCAGCAATAGAGGCTGCAAGAGCTGGAGAGCATGGAAAAGGGTTTGCTGTAGTCGCAGATGAAGTGAAAAAACTTGCCGAGCAGTCAGGTGAGGCTTCAAAGCGTATAGTAGAACTTATAAATGGAGTTCAGAACCAAGTTGAAACCATAGCTGTGACAATGGATAAAGGTACAAATGAAGTAGTGAGTGGTGTTCAAGTTGCAATTCAAGCTGGTAAAAATTTCGATGAGATAGAAAAAGTTTTCGGTGAACTAGCTTCTACAGTACGTAATATGTCACAATCTACAAGTAATATGTCTAAGAAATCAGATATTACAGTTGAAGCTATAGATAGCTTTGCGGCTATATCAGAAGAAAATTCTGCTGCTACAGAACAGGTTACAGCATCAACTGAAGAGCAGACAGCTAGTATGTATAAAATAGGGGAAACAGCCAATAAATTGGATGACTTGGTTGAGAGACTTAAGGAAACGGTTAATAAATTTAAATTATAAGATGCTAGGAAAATTAGGTGAGTTTTTAGTACCATATATAGTAGGATGGTTTATTCAAAAATATAACACAAAGGGATTCCCAAATTATAATGGGAATCCCTTAAAACATATCTAAATTAAATTATATTTTTTTCTTTTCTTTGAAACATATAATAAGCATATGAAGATAATAACTAATGAAATGATTAATGTGGTGATAATTCCATAATATTCTCCTGCAAAACCACTCGAAGAAACATGTTTGATGAGTATCCCCAAATAAGCCCAAAATATAACTATACCATAAGGGATATCCTTATTTTTTAGCGTTGTAGCCATGCCAATAACAAGACCAACTAATAAAATAATTATTGTCCAGATTTGCTCAGATAAGCCCCAACCATTCCAGCCTAAACTAACAAGCAGTGTGGTAGCATTAGCTATTGTTGCTACAGTAATCCAACCAAAATAAACGCTAAAAGGAAGTTTTACAAATAATTTTTCCTTTGAGGTTAGTTCTATGGAGTTTATTTTATCATTGATTTTAATTAAGCAAACCAGTATTACTATCATTAAAATCATGGAAAGTGGAATAACTTTATACTGCCAGCTAAATATCCATGTTGCATTGGTTAGTGAAGATATAATAAAATAACCATCAATAAGTTTAACTATAGCGTTAGTATCACTTCCTTTAAAAAGCCCCAGTTGATAAATTACAAATCCAGCAAGTAATATGTATATTATTCCCCATATTGCAAATGTAACGCCAGCAGGTGCAAATAGATTAGGATAAGAATCAGAAACTCCACCAGTTGTTATTCCATTAATCGGTAAAATGTTGGCTAATGCATTAACAGTAACCATGAGAACAAAACTAAGCACAGTAAAAATTTTTAGAATTTTTACGCCTCTTTCCTTAGACATTATTAAATCACTCTCCAATCTTATTATTTATAATGATACTCTTATCTTACTAAACTTTCTCATTAAATACACCATAAATATAATTTATTGCTCTATATCTAAATAGAGGTGGTTACATCTGCACACTTCGTTTTAAGGTATCATATATTAATTATTTAAAGCCTTTAAAAAAGGCTTTAATGGCAATGTATTTTAGAGAAAAACGGTAAGCGGAAATGTAACAGTAAATAAGAAGTATGGTATTATAATAAATGGACAAAAAACAAAAAATAGTTCAGTGGGGAGCGATATAATTTGAAAATTTTTATCAAGAAAAAATGGAAATATTCTCTACTGCTTATTCCAATAATAATCATAATAATTATAGGATATACAAGCGATTATTATAGGGAAATGCCGGAAGCTAAAATTATGCTTCGGTCAAATGATAAGGTTGAATATACTGGTTCACCTTGGATTGAATATACTGCTAAAAACAAAATAGTTACGAAAGGATTAATTATATATCCTGGCGGAAAAGTTGCACCTGAGGCTTATGCACCTTTAGCTGAGAAAGTAGCGGAGTCTGGTTTTAAAGTTGTAATTGTACCAATGCCAATGAATCTTGCTGTACTTTCTCCTAATAAGGCAGAAAAAGTAATAGGAAAATATCCGCAAATTAAGCAGTGGTATATAGCTGGGCATTCCCTTGGAGGGGTTATGGCATCACAATTTGCATATAAAAACCAAGATAAAATTAATGGATTAATACTCTTAGCGGCATATCCTCAGAAAAGTAACAATCTATCATCAAGTGTAGTAAAAGTTTTGTCAATGTATGGGACTAAAGATGGGTTTGTTGGAAAGGATAAGATTGATGAATCTAGAAAACTATTGCCTAAAAGCACAAAATTGATTCCTATTAAAGGAGGTAATCATTCTCAAAATGGTTGGTATGGATTCCAAAAGGGGGACAATGCAGCCACAATAACGAGAGATGAGCAGCAAAATATTATAGATAAAGCTATAGTTGAATTTATTGGTGAAAATTAGAGTGTGCTTAACTTAGTTTGATGTTAGAGTTAGAAAAAATAGAGTTATTGGATAAACGTTTATCCAATAACTCTATTTTTTCTAAATATTAATACTTTACAGTGTATATTATGATTCCAATACTGAGTTAGTATCATCTTCGTCTATAGCATCTTGTTTTGATTTTATTGACAGGTTGGAGATTACAAAAGCTAGTAAAGTAGGTATAAGCCATGAAAATCCTGCACTAGCTAGAGGGATAAATTTAATGAATCCAATGCTACCAGCATATGTAGCATTTATGGTATCTAAAATACTTATAATTAGTGTTGTGTATATAGTTATAGCAACGACTTTATTATTTTTAACTTTATCACCAAGCAATGTAATAACTATTAGAACAATTACAATCGGGTATAAAATTTGTAAAACAGGACCTGCAAATGTAACTATACTATCAACGTCGTTTGTAGCTATTAATCCACTTACTACAGCCATAATAATAGCAGCGGTTTTGTAAGATAATTTGTTTTTTGAAAGATTAGCAAAGAATTCCGCTCCACTTGCAAGTAATCCTATAGCAGTTGTTAAGCATGCAAGTGCAACACATAAACTAAGAACAACTGAACCAATATTTCCAAGGTCTAACTTAACAAGTTCGGTAACTAGAGTGGTTCTCGCTATATTTTTTGGAAACAAAGTACTTGACTGCGTACCAAGATACATAAGTCCACCATATACAAAAGCTAAACCAGTTACGGCGACTATTGCCGATTTTATTGTCATCTTCATTATATCTTTTGCATTTTTATAACCTTTTGCTTTAACAGATGAAATAATTATGCCTGCAAATATAACAGAAGCCATAACATCCATTGTTTGATAGCCTTCTATTAAAGCTTTTGAAAATCCATTTTTGTAAGATGTATTTACAATCGGTCCAATAGGATCTATTATTCCTTTAAATATAATTATAGCGAGCATTAATAAAAGTGCTGGTGTAAGTATTTTACCAACGTTATCAATTATTGAAGAAGGTTTAAGTACAAATGCAAGCGTTACTAAAAAATACAATATAACTATTATGTTTTGTGATACTGATGGAAATAAAGGATGTATTCCAAGTTCAAAAGTTGTTGCAGCTGTTCTTGGAATTGCAAGTAACGGTCCAATAACAAGAATTAAAGCTACACTTGTTATTACAGCAAATTTTTTGCCTACTCTATTTGCCATCTTTTCGTAAGTACCATTAATCTTAGCACAAGCGATTATTCCAATTAGCGGAAGGCCAACTCCTGTAATGAGGAAGCCTGTAATAGATGTAAAATAAGCACTTCCTGCTGCTTTTCCGAGGAATGGTGGAAAAATTAGGTTCCCAGCACCAAAAAACATTGCAAATAGCGCAAA
Encoded here:
- the brnQ gene encoding branched-chain amino acid transport system II carrier protein, translating into MKSSTKHSLIIGFALFAMFFGAGNLIFPPFLGKAAGSAYFTSITGFLITGVGLPLIGIIACAKINGTYEKMANRVGKKFAVITSVALILVIGPLLAIPRTAATTFELGIHPLFPSVSQNIIVILYFLVTLAFVLKPSSIIDNVGKILTPALLLMLAIIIFKGIIDPIGPIVNTSYKNGFSKALIEGYQTMDVMASVIFAGIIISSVKAKGYKNAKDIMKMTIKSAIVAVTGLAFVYGGLMYLGTQSSTLFPKNIARTTLVTELVKLDLGNIGSVVLSLCVALACLTTAIGLLASGAEFFANLSKNKLSYKTAAIIMAVVSGLIATNDVDSIVTFAGPVLQILYPIVIVLIVITLLGDKVKNNKVVAITIYTTLIISILDTINATYAGSIGFIKFIPLASAGFSWLIPTLLAFVISNLSIKSKQDAIDEDDTNSVLES
- a CDS encoding alpha/beta fold hydrolase; protein product: MKIFIKKKWKYSLLLIPIIIIIIIGYTSDYYREMPEAKIMLRSNDKVEYTGSPWIEYTAKNKIVTKGLIIYPGGKVAPEAYAPLAEKVAESGFKVVIVPMPMNLAVLSPNKAEKVIGKYPQIKQWYIAGHSLGGVMASQFAYKNQDKINGLILLAAYPQKSNNLSSSVVKVLSMYGTKDGFVGKDKIDESRKLLPKSTKLIPIKGGNHSQNGWYGFQKGDNAATITRDEQQNIIDKAIVEFIGEN